A segment of the Bacillus sp. es.034 genome:
TCCCGGACTATCAACGACCGTTCCCGTTATCCCTCCCGGATCAGGCTGCAGGGCTAGACTGCCATCAACCGTTTGATTTGACACAACTTGCACAGTGGCAGCGTTCGTCTGAAAATCCGGTGCCGATACTACGACCGTATAGACTCCCGGTGCCAATCCATTCACGACATATTGACCTTCATTGTCGGTTAATACCGTTGCGATGACCGCTCCACTGGAGTCCACTACCCTCACCTGAACGTTTGCACCAATGATCGGGGTCCCCGTTTGGGCATTGGTTACATTTCCTGAAATGGATCCTGGATCAGAGGCTAAATTAAAGTTCACTATGCTAGTGACATTGGATGTGATAGTCACGCCTTGAGCAGCTGTTTGATAATTGGCAGCTGCAGCAACAACCGTATAATTTCCTGGTGCAAGGTTCGGAACCGTGTATGATCCATCAGTTGCCGTCACAGTAGTGGCAACGATAATACCTGTTCCTGTGCTGATTTGAACAGTGATGTCCCCCCCTGCTATTGGATTATTATTCGAATCCCTGACAAATCCGGTCAACGTACCGGGATTTTCATTTAATGTGACATTTAACGTAGTGGTTTGACCATTTTCAATCATGGCAGCAACCGTTTCCGTGGTGTAATTTGGCGCACTTACAACAACGGTGTAACTTCCTGGAGGGAGGCCGGACACCATGTATTGACCATTTGTATCTGTCACCACCGAACTAATTTTGATATTGTTCTGGTAAACCGTTACCATAGCCCCTGGGATCGCTGCAGCATTGGGGTCCTGAACAATACCAACCAGGGCACCCGCAAGCCTGGATAAGGTTACATTTACGATGGTGGCAGTATTCGAGATAACGACAGCACCGAGGGTCTGGATCGCATAGCCGTTTGCTGTAAACAAGAGAGAATATGAGCCGGGAATAAGGCTGGTGAAAGAATATTGACCACTACCATCCGTCGTGGTACTTGCTATGATAACACTTTGACTATTGATCGCCTGAACGGATGCACCCGGGATTGCCGTCAAGGTGTCGGCGTCGGTGACGGTTCCTTGAATGGAACCTGGATTTGGTTCAAGGAAGAGGTTGGTTACCGTGGTATTTCCTGCGGTGACCGTTGATGAGACCGTCGTGGAACCATAATTGACAGCAAAGGATCTGACTCCATAGGTTCCAGGAGCCAAATTATTGAAGGAGTATTGACCAGTGCCATCTGTCGTTGTTGAAGCGACGAGCACCCCATTGGAGTCCAAAAGTTCCAAATTGGCAAATGGGATTGAATTATTGGTTGAAGCATCACGTACCGTACCAGATATTGCACCTGGATTGGCAATCAGTATGAAATTGACCACTGATGCCTGATTAGGCTCTGTCATCACTGCTCTGGTCTGTGATTGGAATCCTGCAGCTACGACAGAAACATTATAAAGTCCTGGTGTTACATTGGAAAAGGAATAGTTACCGGCTATGTCGGTGGTCGTGCTGTCGACCACTGTACCGGAATTATTGAGAAGCTGGACATTAGCGTTAGTAATGGCACCACCATTAGAGACGTTCCCTGATATCGTACTCGGCTGAGGTACGAGAGCAATATTTGCCGTTGTCGAAGCCCCTGAAGCTGCGGTGGCATTGGCTGTTCCCGTAACATAATTCGCTAACGCTGCCTGAACGGTATAATTCCCCGGGACCACATTTGTGAACGAGTAGAACCCACTTGAGTTTGATTGAGTTGTCGCAATGACGCTCATCCCCTGAAGAAGGGAAACGGTAGCGTTCTGGAGTACCAACCCAGTTGACTGATCCGTAATGGTCCCATTGATGGTAGCGCTTTGTTGTACGTTTATCGTTACCACTGAAGTATTGGATTGAATAGTGTGACCCGAAGAAGAATCCACACCTGATGCCTGTACTCGATCTAAGTTTCTCGATCCACTGGTCGTAAAGGCACCACTCAATGAAAATGTCAATGTAGCAGTAGCACCAGGGTTTAGGTTTCCGATGTTCCAGGTCAGTAATTTAGTGGCCGAGTTGTACGTGGTAAGCCCTTGCGAAGTCGTATTAACCACAAAACCGGTTACCTGATCGGGACCGATGATGTCTTCAAGAAATACTGATGTCGCTTGTGACAGTCCGGTATTTGAAACGGTTACAGTACCTGTCCAAGTTGCCTGCTGGCCAAGGACGACGGTTTGGGGTCCGGAGTTCCTTACCTTGTTGGTTGCGAGCTTAGCCCTGATATCCGCCTGAGCCGGAGTGACAGGGTCAGACAAAGCATTAGTGAAAGAAAAACCTTCACTCGTCCTTAATGAATCTTTATTATAGTTATTGGAGTTTGCCGATGAAAAGTATACGGCGCGAATCGAAGAGGATGCGTTAATCCCCAGGAAAGAGAATACTGTACTCGCCGGAAGGAACCAATCCAGAAAGAAATCCTGATTCCCCCCGATGCTTGAATCCGCAGGCGTCACCCTGGCAAAGTCAAAATTGGTGATGGCCTGGGAAAAGTTCGGGTTCCCCCCACCCGTCCCTTCTGCAGGGTCATTCCAGGAATTGACCAATTTTACCGTATTTTGAATCAAACTAACTCGATTATTCAACCCATCTACGTTGAATAACCAATCATACGTACCCGTCACACCTGTTGTGTTGATTAATACCCCCCATGAAAAATTTCTGAAGCCTGTCAATTGATTATTACGCGGATCCCCGTTCACCATTAATCGGAAATAAACATTCGTTCCATCATATGCGAAGAAGCCTGCAGGGAAAGTTGAATTCCCTACAATATCCGTAGATATGGGACTTTCATCTCCTAAGACGTCAAATAAGGGTGTCCCCCCGACTAAAACCGGGGTATATTGTGCATTACTGGGAAATGCCATAAAAAAACCTCCTTTAAAAGATATGGTCTCTATTATGGTATTTATGGGATAGGAGTTTTGTCTTACCGAATGTCCAGTAAACGCACAGAATACTATGTTTTTTTATCATCAAAAAAGCTCCTCCCCATTCACTCGGGAAGGAGCTGTTTTTCTAACTCTTCAGCTTCCACTCTTATACCTTCCGTATCCATTAATAACCGGAATAATCCTTTCAAGACCAATTTGTCGGGCTCCGATCCCCTGCATTCCCCTGAAATCCGGTTCGCTATGTCCATATAATAACCACTATTATTCATACCCTTGATCTTCCCATACAGGGACTTCCAAGCTTTCTCCCTTTTCTCGAACGATATGAACGCACCTTCCTTATCCATACTGACAGAAAAAGATTTCATCATGTCATCATTCAATTGCGGAGAACTTTCTCCACTTAGGAAGTCATGTGCAAGAAGAGTAATCTGCCTTACCAAGTGTCTCCCAAGTCTTGAGGGGTCAAGGGTATCATCCTGAGAAATCATCAGCATCATATAAGACGCATAGATGGATTGGGTCATCCACATCAGATCCCATTTGTACGGCCTGATTTCCTCCCCGTATACCTCGAGGAGATTTTGTTCAAGCCAGCTGAATAGACGCCCCCTCATACGATGCTCCATAGCCGCCAGTTTTTCACTATTTTTAGCGGACTCCCCTCGCATGTGCATCTTCATATAAGACTTGTACTCCAAAATCCCTTCGAATTGTACTTGGAACTGTTTTGCAAATCTCTCTATAGGAGGCAGATTCCCATCCAGCCCTACAACGAATGCCCGTTCAAATACAAGCTGTTGATAGTGCTCGTAAATAGAAATGATCAAATCTTCCTTTGATTGAAAATATGAGTAAAGTGAGCCTTTTGATATGCCGACACTTTCGGCGATTTGCTGCATGGACGTCTGATTGTAACCGTGGGCTCCGAAGAGTTCCACAGCTGATTCGAGTATTGCATTCCTTTTATCCATTTTCTACACCTCTATATCCAGTGAAAACTTTCCCTTTATCATTTTAACCAAACTCAGTAAAAATGAGAAGAGCATTATTTCTTGACTAGATGATTATTTTAGGTAAAATGACTAGTGAGTCAACTAAATATATGACTGATATATCAATGATTCTATACTTCTAAAAATGAACAAATGACCCACAAGTCAACTATTACCAAAGGAGGATTACACCATGTTAAAAGCTATTTTAAATCGATCGAAAATTGTCCTGATCTTTATTTTATTATTTGTGATCATCGGAATTTTCACCTTTATTCAATTGCCACAACGGGAAATACCGGAAACGAGTGTCAATATCGGTACGGTAACAACTGTTTACCCCGGGGCTACCGTTGATTCCGTTGAAAGGACCATTACAAATCCAATAGAATCCTCTCTCCAATCAATCGGGGGCATTAAAGAAATCAGCTCTTCTTCTGCAGCAGGTTTCTCTACTATTATTGTAGAGGTAGAAGATGGGGAAGACAAAAAAGAAGTGTTCGGGGATGTGCGCCAAGCTGTCTCTGATGCATCAACCTCGTTTCCTGAAGAGGTATTCGACCCAGAAGTCAATGAATCCACTGTCAAAATGCCCATCGTTTCTTATCATTTAGTCAGTGATAATAAGGAATCACTCCTTAAGATGGACGATGAGGTAAACAGATGGAAAGAGGAAGTAGAGGACTTATCCGGTGTTTCAAGTGTTACGGTCAAAGGTCTTCCGGAAGAAGAAATCATCATTGAATTAAAGAAAGAGGAACTCAAGGCTTCAGGGATGAATCCCTCTTCTGTTATGAAGTCCATCAATGAAGAGTATTACCCTACTCCACTCGGAAAGCAGGAAGTGGATAATGAAGTTGTTCAACTGACTGTAGATCATTTCACTACCTTAGATGAAATGAAGGAACTATTTGTCGGGAAAAACCCCAAAGGCGAATCGATCTTACTCGGAGACATTGCCAATGTGAGCGTCTCCCCTAAAGAAGTCAAAGATATTGTAACCTTTGAAGGTAAGCCTTCTATATCATTTACTGCATTTGTACAGCCCGGTGAGGATATCCCAACGGTCGACGAAAGAGTCAGTGACAAAGTCGATGAATTGTCGGATACCCTGCCAGCGGATGTAGAGCTTGTACCTTACTATTCTCAAGCCTCCACTGTAACGGACATTTTCGATGGTCTGTTTAAGTCCCTTGCTATTTCCGTTGTGGCTGTTATCCTGACTACAGCTCTTGGGCTGACGATTTCAGGTGCTTTTGTAGTGGCACTTGCCGTACCGATTTCCGTATTAATGGGATTAATTCCCCTCCCATTTGCAGGAGTGGATCTCAATCAGATTTCGGTCATCGGGGCGATCATTGCCCTCGGGATCCTCGTGGATGATTCCATCGTTGTAAACGATAATATCCAACGCAGATATAAACTCGGGGACGGTGCGCTTATGGGCGCCATTACCGGTGTAAAGGAAATATGGGTGTCAATCGTGACTTCCTCCCTTGCCATTGTATTCACCTTCCTTCCGCTCATATTCTTATCGGGCGGA
Coding sequences within it:
- a CDS encoding carboxypeptidase regulatory-like domain-containing protein, whose protein sequence is MAFPSNAQYTPVLVGGTPLFDVLGDESPISTDIVGNSTFPAGFFAYDGTNVYFRLMVNGDPRNNQLTGFRNFSWGVLINTTGVTGTYDWLFNVDGLNNRVSLIQNTVKLVNSWNDPAEGTGGGNPNFSQAITNFDFARVTPADSSIGGNQDFFLDWFLPASTVFSFLGINASSSIRAVYFSSANSNNYNKDSLRTSEGFSFTNALSDPVTPAQADIRAKLATNKVRNSGPQTVVLGQQATWTGTVTVSNTGLSQATSVFLEDIIGPDQVTGFVVNTTSQGLTTYNSATKLLTWNIGNLNPGATATLTFSLSGAFTTSGSRNLDRVQASGVDSSSGHTIQSNTSVVTINVQQSATINGTITDQSTGLVLQNATVSLLQGMSVIATTQSNSSGFYSFTNVVPGNYTVQAALANYVTGTANATAASGASTTANIALVPQPSTISGNVSNGGAITNANVQLLNNSGTVVDSTTTDIAGNYSFSNVTPGLYNVSVVAAGFQSQTRAVMTEPNQASVVNFILIANPGAISGTVRDASTNNSIPFANLELLDSNGVLVASTTTDGTGQYSFNNLAPGTYGVRSFAVNYGSTTVSSTVTAGNTTVTNLFLEPNPGSIQGTVTDADTLTAIPGASVQAINSQSVIIASTTTDGSGQYSFTSLIPGSYSLLFTANGYAIQTLGAVVISNTATIVNVTLSRLAGALVGIVQDPNAAAIPGAMVTVYQNNIKISSVVTDTNGQYMVSGLPPGSYTVVVSAPNYTTETVAAMIENGQTTTLNVTLNENPGTLTGFVRDSNNNPIAGGDITVQISTGTGIIVATTVTATDGSYTVPNLAPGNYTVVAAAANYQTAAQGVTITSNVTSIVNFNLASDPGSISGNVTNAQTGTPIIGANVQVRVVDSSGAVIATVLTDNEGQYVVNGLAPGVYTVVVSAPDFQTNAATVQVVSNQTVDGSLALQPDPGGITGTVVDSPGGTPIPGASVNIVNSSGNLITTVLTDSNGLFIVDGLAPDNYTLNVFAANFQNGTVGALVSSGQTTPVTVTLLPNPGRITGTVTPVASNTLIQLRDVNNILIDSVVANQDGTFSFNNLTPGTYTVSASAPNYSTAQAGVSVLAGQTSSLDLTLSPNPGSVSGFVTDNLGNEIGNATVQVFDQNNILIGTGFTDASGHYIIGNLPSGSFTVVVKAPGFGQAITGINLGIGEDLTGVNVSLVPNPGGINGQITNLSTGDTIPGATVVIIDGISQIPVVSTTTSVFGNYSVSGLAPGSYIVSASKLNFTTEQIGAIVQSDSSTRADLALGENPGTLSGIVEDTNGNPITGNGIQISVFNENNILVVSFLANSDGTYAVPSLAPGTYFVTASAPNYSSSTVSAIIQSNQTTTVTNVLAANPVTLSVQVLIQDTSTPIAGSTVTIRHSNNITIATGITDMNGFVTFTSLPIGTLNITADAATFGTDTKSVIGGPGDILFAELSLSPNPGQIQGFITNLANGSPIPDTVIQLYDVTNVLVQTTLSNQNGEYTFSGVTPGVYTVVANAPEFGPETAGAIVTSDQTSFLSFALSPNPGIVQGFVRDSVTLIPIAGATVVVRELSGTGPIIFTTITDSSGFFQTTSLSPLVYVLVGSSPSYGTSAVSAVVTSGGVTNVELLLTPNPGSLTGTVRDAQTSQPLTDSLVRVINNQGTVVATVQTSVNGSYFISGLAEGSYTVSAINTNYQSLLQQANIQPNTITLLDFYLLANPATLSGTVVDAIDGSPLTGVIIEVYLSGTDILVRRVLTDENGDYLIEGLPQGTFDVKAQLQDYAISVNTVFLDPGDSEELNISLVPFPATVQGTIRDAETLEPISGALIKVVIPNTDIVVGSIITSNDGTYSPKAVIMW
- a CDS encoding TetR/AcrR family transcriptional regulator; translated protein: MDKRNAILESAVELFGAHGYNQTSMQQIAESVGISKGSLYSYFQSKEDLIISIYEHYQQLVFERAFVVGLDGNLPPIERFAKQFQVQFEGILEYKSYMKMHMRGESAKNSEKLAAMEHRMRGRLFSWLEQNLLEVYGEEIRPYKWDLMWMTQSIYASYMMLMISQDDTLDPSRLGRHLVRQITLLAHDFLSGESSPQLNDDMMKSFSVSMDKEGAFISFEKREKAWKSLYGKIKGMNNSGYYMDIANRISGECRGSEPDKLVLKGLFRLLMDTEGIRVEAEELEKQLLPE